The Gammaproteobacteria bacterium DNA window CATTCCCGGCTGCATCATGGCAATCGGCATGATAGACAAAGAGTCGGGGCAGATAGAATAACCCGGCAAACCAGGTAACCATTGAGATGATGTGTAATGCCTTAACCCAGATCATTGTGTGTCACCTGTTCTGTTGAGTATGTGTTGCTGGTGTTAAAAGAGCGGCGAAGTCATTAGATGCGGTAACTTTGTTTGATGTCATCGCGTGTGAGTATGCCATAAGTCAGGGTGTTGGTATTTGTTTGATGTTGTATGTGTAGAGCCTCGGAATCGCTCTGATCCAGTTTTTTAAGGGCATCATGCAGACTGGCTTGTAGATTGATAGCACAAGAGCGCAGACGTTGTGCCGGAATTTGTAACAGATCAATCTCATCGTCGTCCATTTTACCTTGCATATAGTTTTCCAGGTCAGCAGTGAGTAGTAATGGACTGATCTCTTCATCGCTCTCCAGTAATAACCAAACCGGCGGTGATTTGAGTATTCGTGCGGCTTGTTCCGGGCTGATCTTTTGTGTGATCGTTTTTACACTGCGCTCCATGATATGAGTGACACTGATGCGTTGCAGTCCTTGAGTTACCGGGTCATCCTTGTATTCCAGTCCCCGTGCACGCATTAATTCAATGAATACAGAACCCCTACCAAAGACTTCCTTGTTGACCAACAAGGCACCAATAACGGCCAGCATTCCAGGCAGGATAACACCTGGATTGCCACTGAGCTCAAGCAGGGCGATGAGCGCGGCGAGGGGGGCGTGCAGGGTTGCGCCCATCATTGCACAGATACCAATGAGAACAAAAAGGGTGGGTGACGAGGCGAGTTCCCCTGGCATAATCAAGCCAGTGATGATGCCAATACTTCCTCCTGCAGCCGCACCGATAAGGAAGGTCGGCGCAATCAGTCCGCCTGGGATACCCAAACCAATCCCGGCGGTGGTGGCAAGGATTTTGACCAGGGTGATGGTGAGTAATAACAGGATACCAATCTCACCAATCAGGATCTCATTGATAACATCATAGCCAACTCCCATTATGCTAGGGACTGGAAGGGCACAGATGCCGACAATGATGCCAGCAATGGTCGTGCGTTGCCAGATCGGGTGATCCGCCAGTATGTGGGTGAAGAATAATAGTGAACGGGTAAACAGGGCAGCGAGCACGCCGATGATCAGGCCGGTGAGAAGAATCCAGGGTAGTTCGTATATGGAACCGAGGTTTATGTTCGATACTGAAAAGAGAGCACTATGTCCTAATACGGCTTGAGTGATACTGGTGGCACTGACCGCGGCAAGTATGACTGGGGCAAAGCTGACCATGGTGTATTCCATCATAATTACCTCCATGGCAAATATGACACCTGCCAGCGGGGTATTGAAGGAAGCGGCGATGGAGGCAGCAACACCACAGGCGACCAGAGTGCGACGACAGTGATTGGGGAGCTTTAGCCACTGACCAAACCAGCTTCCTGTGGCGGCACCAATATGTACGCCAGGTCCTTCCCGACCCACTGAGTGTCCGCTAATAATGCTTAGACTGGCAGTGATGAATTGAATGACGGCATTGCGTACGGGGAGTTGTGCCTGATGGTAATGGAGTCGCTCAATGACGTGGGTGATGCCGAGTTGACGATCTTCCTTGTTCAGGTAATGCAAGATTAGTCCAATGACAAGCCCGCCCATTACGGGCAACAGGAAGCGATAGCTTAGTGGCAGGTGCGCGTAGGCGATAGCATGGTTGCCGGACAGAATGGCAGTCTGACCTGCCTCGATGATTAACAGGAGTGTGATGATAGCGGCACTGACCAGGCTACCAGTGATGAGACCGAGTATGGACAGCAGCGGTAAGGTGTTGGCATTGGCGAGATGAAGCCCAATACGCGCGCTGATTTTGTGCCAATGTCTTTTCAAGTCATGATTATTCATTACGAGCTATTATGCCACACTCCCAACCGGGGACAGAGCCGGTTTTTGGCTCTGTCCCCTCAAGCACTCCGCACCAAAAAACCGGCACCAAAAATCTGGCTTTGCTCCTTCGTCGGTAGGGTGCGCACTGCGCACCAAAAATCTGGCTCTACCCCCTCCGTCTCTTCTAAAGTATCATAGCTAAAGTAATGTATAGGTTTTTGAGGAAGTAAACCAATGATTAAAGTGGGCGTAGTCGGTGGAACAGGTTATACAGGCGTGGAGTTGCTGCGTCTGTTGGCAGGGCATGGTGGTGTGGAACTATCGGTTATTACCTCGCGTTCCATGGCTGGCACAGCAGTGTCTGATTTATTTCCCAACCTACGTGGTTATGTTGATCTGTGTTTTTCTGAACCGGATATCAATACGCTGGCCGCCTGTGATCTGGTGTTTTTTGCGACACCGAATGGCACCGCTATGAAGATGGTGCCGGAGTTGTTGGCAGCGAATACGCGGGTGATTGATCTGGCAGCTGATTTTCGTCTACGTGATCCATCGGTTTGGGAGCAGTGGTATGGCATGCCTCATGCCTGTCCTGATCTGCTGGAGGAAGCGGTGTATGGTCTGCCGGAAATGAATCGTGACACTATTCAATCCGCTCGCCTGGTGGCGAATCCAGGCTGTTACCCAACAGCTATCCAGCTGGGGTTTTTACCCTTGATTGAGGCCGGTCTGGTGGATGAGACTGATTTGATTGCGGATGCAAAATCCGGGGTGAGTGGTGCTGGTCGTGGTGCCAATGTGGCTGCCTTATTATGTGAGAGTAGCGAGAGCATGAAGGCTTATGCCGTTCCCGGTCATCGCCATCTGCCGGAGATCAAGCAGGGGCTGGATACTCAGGCTTGTGGTGCGGTGGGTTTAACCTTTGTGCCCCATCTGACACCAATGATTCGGGGTATTCATGCCACTCTGTATGCGCGTCTGAAACAGCCCAAGGAGGATCTAATTGAGCTGTTTAAGTGGCGTTATGAAGGTGAACCATTCGTTGATATTATGCCTGCGGGTTCACACCCGGAGACGCGTTCGGTGCGTGGTTCCAATCATTGCCGTATGGCGATTCATTGTCCACCGGATACCGGTCGTGTGGTGGTGTTGTCGGTGATTGATAATCTGGTCAAAGGCGCAGCCGGGCAGGCGGTACATAATATGAACATTATGCTAGGTCTGGAGGAAACTACCGGGCTGGGTGCTATTGCCTTACTACCGTAATCCCTGTTTAATGTAATGCGGGTCGGTGTCTATTTTTAGGCTGGCACAGGTCGGGGACATAGCAAGTTTTATCTGCTGTGTCCCCTCGAAGAGTTCCACGAACCTCAACCGAACGTGCTCGTAAAATAAAAAATTGTTGGGTTACGCGATAAATCGCTAACCCAAGCTTTTGTTTTCTTGGTTTCCATGCTCCTGCGTGGGAACCCAAGGGCATGATGTTATCCTACTATGGGGTATGCATTCCCACGCAGAGCATGGGAACGAGGAACTACTCAGGATGGATTCCCGCCTGCGTGGGATGTCTACAGGAATGACAAATTAACGGGGTTGTAGTTATTAAGCGTCTATTATTATTTTCTACTCGGCATATTATTCTGTATGCCGTATTTCTTGTTGTATTCCTGTTGTTGCTGGGGTGGTGGTTATTCGACACAGGCTATGATCAGGGTGCCGGGGATTTGCAGCAGTTTGAGCTTGATCAAGTGCGCTTGCAGCAGCAGGTGGGACAGTTGCTTGATCTCAAGGATCAGCATGAAAGGCAGTTGGTGATTGTTGCGCGTGCACAGCAGGTGGACAAGCAGGCCTATGCGGATGTGGAGCAAGAATTGCTCGCTCTACAAAGTAAAATTCTTGCCTTGCGTGAAGATCTATCTTTTTATCGGGGTATTATGGCTCCTGAGGATATGCAGGTTGGGCTCAGGATACAGAGTTTTGAGGTGGCGGCGGGTATTGCGCCGGGTTATTTTGATTATCAATTGCTGCTGGTGCAGATCAAACGTAATAGCCGTTTTATTCGGGGTGCGGTTGAGATGCAGGTCGAGGGTGAGCAGGATGGTGTGCCGGTGACGCTGGATTTGAAGACTATCTCTGAGCCGGTTATTCGTAAGCATAGTTTCAAATTCCGTTATTTTCAGAGTATTGCCGGGCAGATGCATCTACCGGATGGGTTTTCTCCACATTCTGTACGGATTCGTGTAATTCCCTCCAGTCGTCCCGGCTCTATGTTAAAATGGACGTATAAGTGGGCTATTTGAGGAAAGTATAATGTGGGGATCTGACAAAAAACAGCAGCGGGTAAAGATTGATACATTGATTGGTCAGCACACGGAGATTCGTGGGGATCTTCATTTTAGTGGTGGTCTGCATGTGGATGGTGTCATTAATGGTGACGTGATAGCGGAAGAAGGCTCGTCTTCAACCCTGGTGTTGAGTGAACACGGGCGTATTGATGGCATGATTCGTGTGCCTAATATGGTGCTGGATGGTGTGGTTAATGGTGATGTGCATGGTTCAGAACATATTGAACTGGCATCCTGTACTCATGTGACAGGCGATGTGTATTACAAGATGCTGGAAATGGCTATGGGTGCCGAGGTTAATGGTCGCCTGGTGCATGGTGCCGAGGCCTTGCGCGCCGTTGCAGATGTTACCGAGATCGCTGCTCGACCTAATACTTGACTATTTTACTAAGGATTGGGATAATGTGTTTAATTTAAGCGATATTGTTGTGCGGAGATGTAGAAAATGAGTGGGATTGCAGTAGAAAGTGTTCAAAGCCTGGTGTTTACCGATGCGGCGGCCAGCAAGGTGCGCGAGCTGATGAAGGAAGAGGACAATGACAATCTGAAATTACGCGTGTTTATCAGTGGCGGTGGATGTTCAGGTTTTCAGTACGGTTTTTCATTTGATGAAGATATCAATGACGGTGATACCCAGGTGGTTAATGATGGTATAACCTTATTAGTTGATCCGATGAGTTTCCAGTACCTGGTCGGTGCCGAGATTGATTATAAGGATGATCTTGAAGGTGCGCAGTTTGTGATTCGTAACCCTAATGCCACCACCACCTGTGGTTGTGGTTCGTCCTTTTCAATGTAATAGGTAGGGTGCGTATTACGCACCAAAAGGTGTTGGTGCGCAGTGCGCACCCTACCTTGAGTAGATTCCCCCTAAAACAGTCTCTTGAGTAGCCCCGGTAACCGCAGGCAGGTTGCCGGCTTTGCTGTTCAGCGTCTGTTGCGCCAGCCAGGCAAAGGCGACTGCTTCAACCCAATCAGGATCAATCCCATGCTCAGCGGTGGATGCTATGTTGAATACGGGTAGTTGTTGCTGTAGTCGCTGAATAAGATATTGATTATGAGTGCCACCACCACAGGTGAGTATCTGTCCGCCCTGGCAACTTGCGCTGATGCCTTGTGCGATGGTACTGGCGGTGAGTTCAACTAGAGTTGCCTGAATATCCTGTGCCGGGATCTCTTGATATCGTTCTCCCAGTTTTGCATTAAGCCAGTCCAGATTGAAGGTCTCACGTCCCGTACTCTTGGGTGGTTTAAGCTGGAAGTAGGGTGTGTCTAATAGCTGTTGTAGCAAGGCAGGATGAATTTTCCCACTCGCAGCCCAGCTACCATCGCGATCAAAGAGCTGTTGCTGCTGTTGTTGCATCCAGGCATCCATTAATACATTGCCCGGTCCGGTATCAAAGCCGGTGGTCGGGATCAGTGGGTCGGTTGGCAGGTGGGTGATATTAGCCATACCACCGATATTCAGAATGATGCGTTCATGTTTTTTGTCTTGAAAAAAAGCCTGATGAAAGGCGGGTGCCAATGGCGCCCCTTGTCCTCCGGCAGCAATGTCACGACGGCGAAAGTCGCAGATGGTAGTAATACCGGTTTGTTGGGCAATCTGATTGGCATCGCCGATCTGTAGGCTGAACGGGTATTCTTCATCAGGGTAATGGGCGATGGTCTGGCCGTGGCTACCAATAGCCTGGATATCCTGCGAGGTGAATGCTGTGTCTGCCAACAGGGCGTTGACGGCATCGGCGAATAATTGACCCAGTTGTTGATCCAGTCTGCCGAGGGTAACTAGAGAATGTCTGGCATCCACTTGCATTAGTTCTAGTAGTTCGTTACGCAGTACATCGGGTATCGGGTGTTGGTGTGTGGCGATGATACTGATCTGATTTGAATCAAGATCGGTCAATACGGTATCAATCGCGTCCAGGCTGGTTCCGGACATCAGGCCAATAAAGAGGTTGTTCATCCCTGCTGTCACGTTAACTCAAGAGACAGGGATGGCTCTTCTCTAACAGAGACCGTTGCCCGCATGGACGCGGGCATCGAGCCTACATGGATGTATTCACGGCGTGTCTCTGTTAGAGAAGAGCGATTCATGTCTCGAGCTTACCAGGCATATTCTTTTCAACTAAAATCATGTCATTAGTTCTACGGCGTATCTTGCATGGCAAGCTGGGTGCGTTGGAACAGATCCAGTTGGGTGAGTAGCTGTTGTGCCTCATTCTTGAATCCACTCAGGTATTTCTTGTTGATCGGTTCTGCTGCCGGTAGCTTGACGGTCAGTGGATTGCGGTGACGATTATTGACTCGGAATTCATAATGCAGGTGAGGGCCGGTGGCTAAGCCGGTACTACCCACATAGCCAATGGTTTGTCCCTGTTGAACCCGGCTACCCGTCTTTAGCCCGGAACGAAATTTAGACATGTGGGCGTATAAGGTGCTGTAGCGTGTGCCGTGTTGAATAATAATGGCATTACCATAACCGCCCTTGCGACCCCGGTGAATAATTTTACCGTCACCAGTGGCCTTGATAGGGGTGCCTCTGCTGGCAGCGTAGTCGACACCCTTGTGAGCACGAATCTTGTTCAGTACCGGGTGCTTGCGCTTCAGGTTAAAGCGGGAACTGATCCTTGCTAATGGGATGGGGGTACGCAGGAAGGCTTTACGCATACTCTTGCCATCGGCTGTGTAGTAGTTGGAGTCGCCATCGGGTGTCGTATAACGAACCGCTTTGTAGGTGCGGCCATGATTGATGAATTCAGCGGCAACAATATTGCCATCACCAATCTTCTCACCGTCCAGGTAGAGTTCTTCGTACATAATATTGAAGTGATCACCTTTGCGTATATCCAGGGCAAAATCAATATCCCAGCCAAAGATGGCGGCTAGTGCCATGGTGGTTTTATCAGATAGATCAGCGCGTTGGGCGCTGAGGAATAGAGAATCGTTGACTGTAGTGCCAACGTGGCGGATACGGCGTTCAGGCGTGCGTTGGATGTTTTGGGCATGAAAGATATTATTGCTGCGCTCAATTTGTAAGCTGTTCAGCGGGTCTTTCTGTAACACCAGCTTTTGTAATTTCTGGTTTTTATCGAGGGTAAAAATCAGCTGGTCACCTGGGTGAATGCGCCGCAGATCAGTAGCGGGTTTTCCTAGTGCGAGGATTTTACTGATGACCTTCTGGTTGAGTCCTTGTTTAAGGAAAATGCTGGATAGATTATCGCCGGTACGTACTTGATGGGTTTGAGTGTGGTAGTCAGGTGTTGGCTGCGCGGGTGTCGTGCTTACCTTAGTCGTTTCATGGGCTTGCTTATCGACTACGGTGGGTATAACTTCCTGTTGCAAGTCAATTTTGATATTCTTGCTACGGGTTGCTTCCGCTTGTTCGGAGGTGAGGCTAAAGAATATGCTGCTAATAGCAATGATGCCGATCAGGATAAACCAGTGCAGAGAATGTTTCTTTGTAGCGTGACTACGATGTCTATCCAGTAGTGGGCGGTAGTCAATTTGTGATGAATAATGTTGTTGCACTGGATAACCTTATAGAACAATTTCCCTAACCCTACTATTGACGGCGTTAATGGTCAATGGTTTAGGCAAAAGTGTTAGCCCAAAGCAGTAATGTCCCTATTGAACAAAGCTAAAATGTCCCTATTTGGGGCTGGGAATGTTACAAATGAGTCACGCAGAAATC harbors:
- a CDS encoding peptidoglycan DD-metalloendopeptidase family protein yields the protein MQQHYSSQIDYRPLLDRHRSHATKKHSLHWFILIGIIAISSIFFSLTSEQAEATRSKNIKIDLQQEVIPTVVDKQAHETTKVSTTPAQPTPDYHTQTHQVRTGDNLSSIFLKQGLNQKVISKILALGKPATDLRRIHPGDQLIFTLDKNQKLQKLVLQKDPLNSLQIERSNNIFHAQNIQRTPERRIRHVGTTVNDSLFLSAQRADLSDKTTMALAAIFGWDIDFALDIRKGDHFNIMYEELYLDGEKIGDGNIVAAEFINHGRTYKAVRYTTPDGDSNYYTADGKSMRKAFLRTPIPLARISSRFNLKRKHPVLNKIRAHKGVDYAASRGTPIKATGDGKIIHRGRKGGYGNAIIIQHGTRYSTLYAHMSKFRSGLKTGSRVQQGQTIGYVGSTGLATGPHLHYEFRVNNRHRNPLTVKLPAAEPINKKYLSGFKNEAQQLLTQLDLFQRTQLAMQDTP
- the erpA gene encoding iron-sulfur cluster insertion protein ErpA; amino-acid sequence: MSGIAVESVQSLVFTDAAASKVRELMKEEDNDNLKLRVFISGGGCSGFQYGFSFDEDINDGDTQVVNDGITLLVDPMSFQYLVGAEIDYKDDLEGAQFVIRNPNATTTCGCGSSFSM
- a CDS encoding polymer-forming cytoskeletal protein, coding for MWGSDKKQQRVKIDTLIGQHTEIRGDLHFSGGLHVDGVINGDVIAEEGSSSTLVLSEHGRIDGMIRVPNMVLDGVVNGDVHGSEHIELASCTHVTGDVYYKMLEMAMGAEVNGRLVHGAEALRAVADVTEIAARPNT
- a CDS encoding N-acetyl-gamma-glutamyl-phosphate reductase; its protein translation is MIKVGVVGGTGYTGVELLRLLAGHGGVELSVITSRSMAGTAVSDLFPNLRGYVDLCFSEPDINTLAACDLVFFATPNGTAMKMVPELLAANTRVIDLAADFRLRDPSVWEQWYGMPHACPDLLEEAVYGLPEMNRDTIQSARLVANPGCYPTAIQLGFLPLIEAGLVDETDLIADAKSGVSGAGRGANVAALLCESSESMKAYAVPGHRHLPEIKQGLDTQACGAVGLTFVPHLTPMIRGIHATLYARLKQPKEDLIELFKWRYEGEPFVDIMPAGSHPETRSVRGSNHCRMAIHCPPDTGRVVVLSVIDNLVKGAAGQAVHNMNIMLGLEETTGLGAIALLP
- a CDS encoding chloride channel protein, yielding MNNHDLKRHWHKISARIGLHLANANTLPLLSILGLITGSLVSAAIITLLLIIEAGQTAILSGNHAIAYAHLPLSYRFLLPVMGGLVIGLILHYLNKEDRQLGITHVIERLHYHQAQLPVRNAVIQFITASLSIISGHSVGREGPGVHIGAATGSWFGQWLKLPNHCRRTLVACGVAASIAASFNTPLAGVIFAMEVIMMEYTMVSFAPVILAAVSATSITQAVLGHSALFSVSNINLGSIYELPWILLTGLIIGVLAALFTRSLLFFTHILADHPIWQRTTIAGIIVGICALPVPSIMGVGYDVINEILIGEIGILLLLTITLVKILATTAGIGLGIPGGLIAPTFLIGAAAGGSIGIITGLIMPGELASSPTLFVLIGICAMMGATLHAPLAALIALLELSGNPGVILPGMLAVIGALLVNKEVFGRGSVFIELMRARGLEYKDDPVTQGLQRISVTHIMERSVKTITQKISPEQAARILKSPPVWLLLESDEEISPLLLTADLENYMQGKMDDDEIDLLQIPAQRLRSCAINLQASLHDALKKLDQSDSEALHIQHQTNTNTLTYGILTRDDIKQSYRI
- a CDS encoding anhydro-N-acetylmuramic acid kinase — translated: MNNLFIGLMSGTSLDAIDTVLTDLDSNQISIIATHQHPIPDVLRNELLELMQVDARHSLVTLGRLDQQLGQLFADAVNALLADTAFTSQDIQAIGSHGQTIAHYPDEEYPFSLQIGDANQIAQQTGITTICDFRRRDIAAGGQGAPLAPAFHQAFFQDKKHERIILNIGGMANITHLPTDPLIPTTGFDTGPGNVLMDAWMQQQQQQLFDRDGSWAASGKIHPALLQQLLDTPYFQLKPPKSTGRETFNLDWLNAKLGERYQEIPAQDIQATLVELTASTIAQGISASCQGGQILTCGGGTHNQYLIQRLQQQLPVFNIASTAEHGIDPDWVEAVAFAWLAQQTLNSKAGNLPAVTGATQETVLGGIYSR